In Caldilineales bacterium, the following proteins share a genomic window:
- a CDS encoding GNAT family N-acetyltransferase has translation MNTDDILTLYDQQMRLAPPTAGAEIVHQDGLTIARPTARSRFGGWIIYTRLTAANADQVIRDQVQAMRASGKDWEWKTYGHDTPPDLQGRLLAHGFEAEEPEALLALDLAQAPGRLWEPVKADLRRLARPEEIDAVVRVHDAVWGETGDDLARELRRDLAETPLSLSVYAVYDQGQPVSAAWIRFHEGRDFADLWGGSTIAAYRGRGYYSDLVAVRAQEAHARGFRFLTIDASDMSRPILEKIGFRFLTWTQPFVWHQAERSSISQA, from the coding sequence ATGAACACCGACGACATCCTGACCCTGTACGACCAACAGATGCGCCTTGCCCCCCCGACCGCCGGGGCAGAGATCGTCCACCAGGATGGGCTGACGATCGCCCGGCCCACCGCCCGCTCTCGCTTTGGCGGCTGGATCATCTACACCCGCCTGACCGCCGCCAACGCCGATCAGGTGATCCGCGACCAGGTGCAGGCCATGCGGGCGAGCGGCAAAGACTGGGAGTGGAAGACCTACGGCCACGACACGCCGCCCGACCTGCAAGGACGCCTGCTGGCGCACGGCTTCGAGGCCGAAGAACCCGAAGCCTTGTTGGCGCTGGATCTTGCGCAGGCGCCAGGGCGCTTGTGGGAGCCGGTGAAGGCCGATCTCCGGCGTCTCGCCCGGCCGGAGGAGATCGACGCCGTCGTGCGGGTGCACGATGCCGTCTGGGGCGAGACGGGCGACGATCTGGCCCGGGAATTGCGCCGCGACCTGGCCGAGACGCCGCTCAGCCTGAGCGTGTACGCCGTTTATGACCAGGGTCAGCCCGTCAGCGCCGCCTGGATTCGCTTCCACGAAGGCCGGGACTTCGCCGATCTGTGGGGTGGGTCCACCATCGCCGCCTACCGGGGCCGCGGCTACTATTCGGACCTGGTGGCGGTCCGCGCCCAAGAGGCTCACGCCCGCGGTTTCCGCTTTCTGACCATCGACGCCAGCGACATGAGCCGGCCCATCCTGGAGAAGATCGGCTTCCGCTTCCTCACCTGGACGCAGCCGTTCGTCTGGCATCAAGCAGAGCGATCCTCGATCTCCCAGGCGTGA
- the corA gene encoding magnesium/cobalt transporter CorA translates to MTIEVLNQGRLVWVNCTEPVPTDMAYLRQRFGFHPLDLEDCQSRIERPKIDEYDDYLFIVMHFPRFHGERRVTRPSEVDLFIGPNFLVTVHDGAFKPLRDLWQVCQVNPDERQRWMGRGAGALLYNILDRSVDNIFPMLNKVGSKISAIEEDMFTENMTLLLQQMSLIRRDVIALRRIVRAQLPIVTNLEHKERPYLQEELELYFGDIADAFARAADIIDDYREEIEGLNATADSYTSYRTNEIIRILTVLSVIMLPLTLISSIYGMNLNLPLLHEKWDFALILGLMVVVVVAMLAYFRHRDWL, encoded by the coding sequence ATGACCATCGAAGTCCTCAACCAAGGTCGCCTTGTCTGGGTGAACTGCACCGAGCCTGTCCCCACCGACATGGCCTATTTGCGCCAGCGTTTCGGCTTCCATCCCCTCGATCTAGAGGACTGCCAGAGCCGCATCGAGCGCCCGAAGATCGACGAATACGACGACTATCTCTTCATCGTCATGCACTTCCCGCGCTTTCATGGCGAGCGCCGGGTGACGCGGCCGAGCGAGGTCGATCTCTTCATCGGTCCCAACTTTCTCGTCACCGTCCACGACGGCGCCTTCAAGCCCCTGCGCGACCTGTGGCAGGTCTGCCAGGTGAACCCTGATGAGCGCCAACGTTGGATGGGTCGGGGGGCGGGGGCCTTGCTCTACAACATCCTCGACCGCTCGGTCGACAACATCTTCCCGATGCTGAATAAAGTGGGCAGCAAGATCAGCGCCATCGAAGAGGATATGTTCACCGAGAACATGACCCTGCTGCTGCAACAGATGTCGCTGATCCGTCGCGATGTGATCGCCCTGCGGCGCATCGTCCGCGCCCAGCTGCCCATCGTCACCAACCTGGAGCACAAAGAGCGACCCTACCTGCAGGAAGAACTGGAACTCTATTTCGGCGACATTGCCGACGCCTTCGCCCGCGCCGCCGACATCATCGACGACTACCGGGAGGAAATCGAAGGCCTGAACGCGACCGCCGACAGCTACACCTCCTATCGCACCAACGAGATCATCCGCATCCTCACCGTGCTCTCGGTGATCATGCTGCCGCTGACGCTGATCTCCAGCATCTACGGCATGAATCTCAATCTGCCGCTGCTGCACGAAAAATGGGATTTCGCCCTCATCCTGGGCCTGATGGTGGTGGTGGTGGTAGCGATGCTTGCCTACTTCCGCCATCGTGATTGGCTCTGA
- a CDS encoding VOC family protein, translating to MLTDLAHLALAAHDLDRSLSFYALLGLHEAFRLHHPDGRLMLVYLHVAGDRFIEVFPGGPAPDANRTGSFMHLCLLSDDLHADVERLRGLGVVIEQEPKVGLDDNWQAWIRDPDGNAIELMQLASTSPQWKLARGSGSTGSPASIS from the coding sequence ATGCTCACCGACCTCGCCCACCTGGCCCTGGCCGCGCACGACCTCGACCGCTCGCTATCGTTCTACGCCCTCCTCGGCCTGCACGAGGCTTTCCGCCTGCACCACCCCGACGGCCGCCTGATGCTCGTCTATCTGCACGTGGCTGGCGACCGTTTCATCGAAGTCTTCCCCGGCGGGCCGGCGCCTGATGCCAATCGCACTGGCAGCTTCATGCACCTCTGCCTGCTCAGCGACGACCTCCACGCCGATGTCGAGCGGCTGCGGGGGTTGGGCGTGGTCATCGAGCAGGAGCCAAAGGTCGGGCTGGATGACAACTGGCAGGCCTGGATACGCGACCCCGACGGCAACGCCATCGAACTGATGCAACTGGCCTCGACATCGCCCCAGTGGAAGCTGGCGCGGGGGTCGGGATCGACCGGCTCGCCTGCATCCATATCCTAA
- a CDS encoding HRDC domain-containing protein: MSSDATLLDTPAALARALADLRRAGRFALDTESNSLFAYHYRVCLIQISTAEADYLIDALALSDQQPLVDLGADPAIELTMHAAENDVLMLHRDFGFRCTHLFDTLWAARILGWKQVSLAALLRERFGVEIDKRMQRTDWGRRPLSPDQLAYARLDTHYLLPLRDQMEAELRAQGRWGEAQEVFAELTSIRWEEKDAPSFWRLPGALDLEPRQQAVLKALFDWRETSAEQRDIPPFKVLGNETLIALAQALPDTLPALHGIRGVPRHLPERTARALLRVLREGKLAPLPAPPERSYGPRPDNGAVARYDRLRGWRTRRAEQRGVDADVILTNQVLMAIARANPSDLTGLQDTGLLGPWKLDAYGAEILQMMRS, from the coding sequence ATGTCGTCTGACGCCACCCTCCTCGACACCCCTGCCGCCCTGGCTCGCGCCCTGGCCGACCTGCGCCGCGCCGGCCGTTTTGCCCTGGACACCGAGTCGAACAGCCTCTTTGCCTATCACTATCGCGTCTGTCTGATCCAGATTTCGACCGCCGAGGCCGATTATCTGATCGACGCCCTCGCCCTGTCCGACCAGCAGCCCCTGGTCGATCTGGGCGCGGATCCGGCGATCGAGCTCACCATGCACGCGGCCGAAAACGATGTCCTGATGTTGCACCGCGACTTCGGTTTTCGCTGCACCCACCTTTTCGACACCCTCTGGGCCGCGCGCATCCTGGGCTGGAAGCAAGTCAGCCTGGCCGCGCTTTTGCGCGAACGCTTCGGCGTCGAGATCGATAAGCGGATGCAGCGCACCGATTGGGGCCGGCGACCTCTCAGCCCCGACCAGTTGGCCTATGCCCGGCTGGATACGCACTATCTCCTGCCCCTGCGCGACCAGATGGAGGCCGAACTGCGGGCGCAAGGACGTTGGGGCGAGGCGCAGGAAGTTTTTGCCGAGCTGACGTCCATCCGCTGGGAAGAAAAAGATGCGCCCAGCTTCTGGCGCCTGCCGGGTGCGCTGGACCTGGAGCCGCGCCAGCAGGCCGTGCTCAAGGCACTGTTCGACTGGCGCGAGACCAGCGCCGAACAACGCGACATCCCGCCCTTCAAAGTCCTGGGCAACGAGACGCTCATCGCCCTGGCCCAGGCCCTGCCCGACACCTTACCCGCCCTGCACGGCATCCGCGGTGTGCCCCGCCACCTGCCCGAGCGCACGGCCCGCGCCTTGCTCAGGGTGCTGCGCGAGGGCAAACTGGCCCCCCTCCCGGCGCCGCCCGAACGCAGCTACGGCCCCCGACCCGACAACGGCGCCGTGGCCCGTTACGACCGCTTGCGCGGCTGGCGGACGCGGCGGGCTGAACAACGCGGGGTCGATGCCGACGTCATCCTCACCAACCAGGTCTTGATGGCCATTGCCAGGGCCAACCCCTCCGATCTGACCGGCCTGCAAGACACCGGGCTGCTTGGCCCCTGGAAGCTGGACGCCTATGGCGCCGAAATCTTGCAGATGATGCGTAGTTGA
- a CDS encoding MBL fold metallo-hydrolase, producing MQLHFWGAARTVTGSMHLLEVNGSKILLDCGLFQGRRAESYDRNLNFPFNPAEIHALVLSHAHIDHSGNIPNLVKQGFDGSIFSTPATRDLCAAMLMDSAHIQEQDVAYVNKKAEQRGEPLAEPLYTQADAAASLRLFFSVPYERATEVAPGVRLRFLDAGHMLGSAIVVLDISEGETSRRLVFSGDLGRRGMAILRDPAFVDSADFLIMESTYGNRDHEPNEEARQQLRQIVNATYRRGGKLLVPAFAVGRTQELVYALHQLSDSRKIGSLGIYVDSPLAINVTQAYRLHPECYDEETRRFMASDDDHNPFGFEQLSYVRDAQASKALNFLREPAVIIAASGMCEGGRILHHLKNNIEDAQTTVLFVGFQAENTLGRRIKDGHKEVKIFGEPFRVRAQVESIEGFSAHADRSGLLEWAGKLDRQRLQHIFLVHGELEAAAALAQYLEAAGHRQVTVPERGQSFEL from the coding sequence ATGCAACTACATTTCTGGGGCGCTGCCCGCACTGTCACCGGTTCCATGCATCTGCTCGAGGTCAACGGCAGCAAGATCCTGCTCGACTGCGGGCTGTTTCAGGGGCGCCGGGCCGAAAGCTATGACCGCAACCTGAACTTCCCCTTCAATCCGGCTGAAATCCACGCCCTCGTGCTCTCGCATGCCCACATCGACCATTCCGGCAATATCCCCAACCTGGTGAAACAAGGCTTCGACGGCTCGATCTTCTCCACCCCCGCCACCCGTGATCTCTGCGCGGCGATGCTGATGGACAGCGCCCATATTCAGGAGCAGGATGTGGCCTATGTCAACAAGAAGGCAGAGCAACGGGGCGAACCCCTGGCCGAACCGCTGTACACCCAGGCCGACGCCGCTGCCAGCCTGCGCCTGTTCTTCAGCGTGCCCTATGAGCGAGCGACCGAAGTGGCTCCCGGCGTTCGCCTTCGCTTCCTCGATGCCGGACACATGCTTGGCAGCGCCATCGTTGTGCTCGACATCAGTGAGGGCGAGACCAGCCGGCGGCTCGTGTTTTCGGGCGACCTGGGCCGCCGCGGGATGGCCATTCTGCGCGACCCGGCCTTTGTCGATAGCGCCGACTTCCTGATCATGGAAAGCACCTACGGCAACCGCGACCACGAACCGAACGAAGAGGCCAGGCAGCAACTCCGGCAGATCGTCAATGCCACCTATCGGCGCGGCGGCAAGCTGCTGGTGCCTGCCTTTGCCGTGGGTCGCACCCAAGAGTTGGTCTACGCCCTGCACCAGCTCAGCGACAGCCGCAAGATCGGCTCACTGGGGATCTATGTCGATTCGCCCCTGGCCATCAACGTCACCCAGGCTTACCGGCTGCACCCCGAATGTTATGACGAAGAGACGCGGCGCTTCATGGCCAGCGACGATGACCACAACCCCTTCGGATTCGAGCAACTGAGTTATGTGCGCGATGCTCAGGCATCCAAGGCTCTCAACTTCCTGCGCGAACCGGCGGTCATCATCGCCGCCTCGGGGATGTGCGAAGGCGGCCGCATCCTCCATCATCTGAAGAACAATATCGAGGACGCGCAGACAACGGTGCTCTTTGTTGGCTTTCAGGCCGAGAACACCCTGGGGCGCAGGATCAAGGACGGCCACAAAGAGGTCAAGATCTTCGGCGAGCCGTTTCGCGTCCGGGCGCAGGTCGAGAGCATCGAGGGTTTCAGCGCCCACGCCGACCGCAGCGGCCTGCTGGAATGGGCGGGGAAGCTCGACCGCCAGCGGCTCCAGCACATCTTCCTGGTGCACGGCGAATTGGAGGCCGCCGCTGCCCTGGCCCAATATCTGGAGGCCGCCGGCCATCGCCAGGTGACGGTGCCGGAGCGAGGGCAGAGTTTCGAGTTGTGA
- a CDS encoding DUF2085 domain-containing protein has product MSTPSPGASARPTLVRSLDRLVDWLQAHWLLAVLALLAVWNGLPWLAPVFMRLGWETPARAIYTLYILFCHQLPQRSWFLFGPEFTYSRDQILLAWAGTTDPVTPLRMRAFLGTAEMGWKLAWSDRMISFYTGWLLVGLVYARVRGRWRGLGLGAAILLMLPMVIDGGSHMLSDLGGLREGFRESNLWLAVLTNHALAPEFYAGDQWGSFNSIMRLLTGLLAAVGLIGFAFPYIDRMMGTAGGRAAATQQRN; this is encoded by the coding sequence ATGTCCACTCCCTCGCCCGGCGCCTCGGCCCGCCCCACCCTGGTTCGCAGCCTCGATCGCCTCGTGGATTGGTTGCAGGCCCATTGGCTGTTGGCGGTGCTGGCGCTGTTGGCCGTTTGGAACGGCCTGCCCTGGCTGGCGCCAGTGTTCATGCGTCTGGGCTGGGAGACGCCGGCGCGGGCCATCTATACCCTCTACATCCTCTTCTGCCACCAACTGCCGCAGCGATCCTGGTTTCTGTTCGGCCCCGAATTCACCTATTCCCGCGACCAGATCCTGCTGGCCTGGGCGGGAACGACCGACCCAGTGACGCCGCTGCGGATGCGCGCCTTCTTGGGCACAGCCGAAATGGGCTGGAAGCTGGCCTGGAGCGACCGCATGATCAGTTTCTACACCGGCTGGCTGCTGGTGGGGCTGGTCTACGCGCGGGTGCGGGGGCGCTGGCGGGGCCTGGGGCTGGGCGCCGCCATCCTGCTGATGCTGCCGATGGTCATCGACGGCGGTTCCCACATGCTCAGCGACCTGGGCGGGCTGCGCGAGGGTTTTCGCGAGAGCAATCTCTGGCTGGCGGTGCTGACGAACCATGCCCTGGCGCCGGAGTTCTATGCCGGCGACCAATGGGGGTCGTTCAACAGCATCATGCGGCTGCTGACAGGGCTGCTGGCGGCCGTGGGGCTGATCGGTTTCGCCTTCCCCTACATCGATCGCATGATGGGGACGGCCGGTGGGCGGGCCGCCGCCACACAGCAGCGGAACTGA
- a CDS encoding ATP-binding protein: protein MYIPRTIESFVLHSAEHFPVVLLTGARQVGKTTLLRHLSEGARRYVTLDDPLVLSLARTDPALFMQRFPPPVLIDEIQYAPGLLPYIKIAVDQAGQPGLFWLTGSQQFHLMQGVSESLAGRVAVMNLLGLSRREIIGQAAAAPAFLPTPDEIRRRSHAGGQLSLKQLYRLIWRGSLPAIALDEAMDRDLFYSSYVQTYLQRDVRDLTRVGDEMAFLRFLRAAAARTGQLLNLTDLARDADVAPNTARDWLSILQTASIAHLLEPYHANISQRLVKTPKLHFLDTGLVAYLTEWASPETLEAGAMSGAILETWIMAELLKGYWHSGRRPPFYYYRDKDLREIDLLVIQDGVIYPLEIKKTASPKRDDIRHFGALERLGLPVGPGGVICLAAESLPLTTTAQSIPVWMI from the coding sequence ATGTACATTCCTCGCACGATCGAATCCTTCGTCCTTCACTCCGCCGAACATTTTCCTGTGGTGTTACTCACAGGCGCCCGGCAGGTTGGCAAGACCACGCTACTCCGGCATCTCAGCGAGGGCGCCCGCCGATACGTCACCCTGGACGATCCGCTCGTTCTCAGCCTGGCCCGAACCGACCCGGCCTTGTTCATGCAGCGATTCCCGCCGCCTGTGCTGATCGATGAAATCCAGTATGCGCCCGGGTTGTTGCCCTATATCAAGATCGCCGTTGACCAGGCAGGACAACCCGGTTTGTTCTGGCTCACCGGTTCACAGCAATTCCACCTCATGCAAGGTGTGTCCGAATCGTTGGCCGGGCGTGTGGCGGTGATGAATCTGCTGGGGCTTTCGCGCCGCGAGATCATCGGGCAAGCAGCGGCAGCGCCAGCCTTCTTGCCCACCCCTGACGAGATTCGACGACGGTCGCACGCAGGCGGCCAACTCAGCCTGAAGCAACTTTACCGGCTGATCTGGCGCGGGTCGCTGCCGGCCATTGCTCTCGATGAGGCGATGGACCGCGACCTCTTTTACAGTTCGTACGTGCAGACCTATCTGCAACGCGATGTACGCGACTTGACGCGAGTTGGCGACGAGATGGCTTTTCTGCGTTTTTTGCGAGCAGCCGCGGCGCGAACCGGGCAGCTTCTGAATCTAACCGATCTGGCGCGCGATGCCGATGTGGCCCCAAACACAGCCAGGGACTGGCTTTCGATCCTGCAAACTGCGTCGATTGCCCATTTGCTAGAGCCTTATCATGCCAATATCAGCCAACGACTGGTGAAGACGCCCAAACTCCATTTTCTCGACACCGGCCTCGTGGCCTATCTGACCGAGTGGGCCAGCCCAGAAACGCTGGAGGCCGGGGCGATGTCAGGGGCCATCCTGGAGACCTGGATCATGGCCGAGCTACTGAAAGGCTATTGGCACAGTGGACGGCGACCCCCTTTCTATTACTATCGCGACAAGGATCTGCGCGAGATCGATCTGCTGGTGATTCAGGATGGCGTGATCTACCCGTTGGAAATCAAGAAAACGGCCTCGCCCAAACGCGACGACATCCGCCATTTCGGCGCCCTGGAACGGCTCGGCCTGCCCGTCGGCCCTGGTGGTGTGATTTGTCTCGCGGCCGAGTCCTTGCCGTTGACCACGACGGCGCAATCGATACCGGTGTGGATGATTTGA
- a CDS encoding sodium-translocating pyrophosphatase: MFRLDMTNFETVAIGAVMVVAILGLAYAYFLRVQILRKDIGTSRMQEVWNAIREGADAYLNTQRRSILPLIALLTVALFFSAWIVQPTPEAREMFGDNARIAVAFGRAGAFVMGAFFSMMVGRWGMRMAVQGNIRVASASRRSYGEALQVAYRTGTITGMLTDGLGLFGGTLIFILFGKAAPDALLGFGFGGTLIALFMRVGGGIFTKAADVGADLVGKVEAGLEEDDPRNAAVIADLVGDNVGDCAGMAADIFESYEVTIVSALILGLAVMRESLQTTGIENLQWIVFPLVVRAIGVFSSIIGTYFVRSIGKEANAMRSIFRGFLTSAAISVIGFAILTAVYMKNPNTDYTTIDWRPFATCFIGVALAIVIDRVTEYFTSTHNAPVKEIAKSTQFGHATTILSGLAVGYESSVAAILVIGAAILASVLVYAGESFTFILYGVAMTGIGMLTLTGNNVSMDTFGPISDNANGIGEVAELEEKARNVMTNLDAVGNTTKAITKGIAIGSAVIAAVSLFGSFITDTRLVDPDALTNGIRVDQPLVFIGMLIGGAIPVLFGALMIKAVARAAGGMIAEVRRQFRIPGLMEGKVKPDYARAVAISTQAAQRELLPLGIIAVLSPIVVGLILKEEALGGFLAGLILSGQLLAVFMANAGGAWDNAKKYIEDGNLGGKRSPAHAASVTGDTVGDPMKDTAGPALNPMIKVINLVAVILAPIVVGLKGGATNIIVWVVGLVLLAAIVWAVWRSRSAADYGVDASEINTAVSAQTSAAKKPAPPRQQQRRK, from the coding sequence ATGTTTCGTCTCGACATGACCAATTTCGAAACCGTGGCCATTGGAGCCGTGATGGTGGTTGCCATCCTCGGCCTGGCCTATGCCTATTTCCTGCGCGTGCAGATCTTGCGCAAGGACATCGGCACCAGCCGGATGCAAGAGGTGTGGAACGCCATTCGCGAGGGCGCCGATGCCTATCTGAACACCCAGCGACGTTCGATCCTGCCGCTCATTGCTCTCCTCACCGTCGCCCTGTTCTTCAGCGCCTGGATCGTGCAACCCACGCCCGAAGCCAGGGAGATGTTCGGTGACAATGCCCGCATCGCCGTGGCCTTTGGCCGCGCCGGCGCCTTTGTCATGGGCGCCTTCTTCTCGATGATGGTCGGGCGCTGGGGCATGCGCATGGCCGTGCAGGGCAATATCCGCGTGGCCTCGGCCTCGCGGCGCTCGTATGGCGAGGCCCTGCAAGTGGCCTACCGCACCGGCACCATCACCGGTATGCTGACCGACGGCCTGGGGTTGTTCGGCGGCACCCTCATCTTCATCCTCTTCGGCAAGGCCGCTCCCGACGCCCTGCTGGGTTTTGGCTTTGGCGGTACGCTGATCGCCCTCTTCATGCGCGTGGGCGGCGGTATCTTCACCAAGGCCGCTGATGTGGGCGCCGACCTGGTGGGGAAGGTGGAAGCCGGCCTGGAAGAAGATGATCCTCGCAATGCCGCTGTCATTGCCGACCTGGTGGGCGACAATGTGGGCGACTGCGCTGGCATGGCCGCCGACATCTTCGAATCCTACGAAGTCACCATCGTCTCGGCCCTGATCCTGGGGCTGGCGGTGATGCGCGAGAGCCTGCAAACCACCGGCATCGAAAACCTGCAATGGATCGTTTTCCCGCTGGTGGTGCGCGCCATCGGCGTCTTCAGCTCGATCATCGGCACCTACTTCGTGCGTTCGATCGGCAAAGAAGCCAACGCCATGCGCTCCATCTTTCGCGGCTTCCTGACCTCGGCGGCGATCTCGGTGATTGGCTTTGCCATCCTCACCGCCGTCTACATGAAGAACCCGAACACGGATTACACGACTATCGACTGGCGGCCCTTTGCCACCTGTTTCATCGGCGTCGCCCTGGCCATCGTCATCGACCGTGTGACCGAGTATTTCACCAGTACGCACAACGCACCGGTGAAAGAAATCGCCAAGAGCACCCAGTTCGGCCATGCCACCACCATCCTTTCCGGCCTGGCGGTGGGCTATGAATCCAGCGTAGCCGCCATCCTGGTGATCGGCGCCGCCATCCTGGCCTCGGTTCTGGTCTATGCCGGCGAAAGCTTCACCTTCATCCTCTACGGCGTGGCCATGACCGGCATCGGTATGTTGACGCTTACCGGCAACAATGTCTCGATGGACACCTTCGGCCCCATCTCGGACAACGCCAACGGCATCGGCGAAGTGGCCGAGTTGGAAGAAAAGGCCCGCAATGTGATGACCAACCTCGACGCCGTGGGCAACACCACCAAGGCCATCACCAAAGGCATCGCCATCGGCTCGGCCGTCATCGCCGCCGTCTCGCTCTTCGGCTCCTTCATCACCGATACGCGCCTGGTCGACCCCGACGCCCTCACCAACGGCATCCGGGTCGATCAACCGCTCGTGTTCATCGGCATGTTGATCGGCGGCGCCATCCCCGTCCTCTTCGGCGCCCTCATGATCAAAGCCGTGGCCCGCGCCGCCGGCGGCATGATCGCCGAAGTCCGTCGCCAGTTCCGCATCCCCGGCCTCATGGAAGGCAAAGTCAAGCCCGACTACGCCCGCGCCGTCGCCATCTCCACCCAGGCTGCCCAGCGCGAACTGCTGCCCCTGGGCATCATCGCCGTCCTCTCGCCCATCGTGGTCGGCCTGATCCTGAAAGAAGAGGCCTTGGGCGGCTTCCTGGCCGGCCTCATCCTTTCTGGCCAACTGCTGGCCGTGTTCATGGCCAACGCCGGCGGCGCCTGGGACAATGCCAAGAAGTACATCGAAGACGGGAACCTGGGCGGCAAGCGCAGCCCGGCCCATGCCGCCAGCGTCACTGGCGACACCGTGGGCGACCCGATGAAGGACACCGCCGGCCCCGCCCTGAACCCCATGATCAAGGTCATCAACCTGGTCGCCGTCATCCTGGCCCCGATCGTGGTCGGGCTGAAGGGCGGCGCCACCAACATCATCGTTTGGGTGGTTGGGCTGGTCTTGTTGGCGGCCATCGTCTGGGCCGTGTGGCGGTCGCGCAGCGCCGCCGATTATGGCGTCGACGCCAGCGAGATCAACACGGCGGTTTCGGCTCAGACCAGCGCCGCGAAGAAGCCGGCCCCACCCCGCCAGCAGCAGCGGCGGAAGTAG